AAGAATGGAAAAGATCTTCTAAGATATTATTAAAAAGCATAACAGATTCTAAAGTTAATAACCTTTATCAAAGAGTTGATAGAATTATGGGCATGACTGTTGAACAAGAATCTGAAAAATTAGAAAAGAAAATGACTTTCTTAGCGTCAGTTGGTTCAGTGGCTCCTTTCGTTGGGTTATTCGGTACTGTTTGGGGTATTATGGAATCTTTCTCCGCAATAGGTTCTGCTAAATCTACATCTATTGGTGTTATCGCACCTGGTATTGCTACTGCGTTATCAACAACTGCTTTAGGTTTGATTGCTGCGATACCTGCTGTTATTGGATTTAACAAACTTATGGATTCTATTAGCAGATATGAAATGAGATTAGAAAACTTCGCTTCAGAATTTTTTACAATAATATCTCGTCAGATTGATGAAAAAGTAAAGAAGTAAACTGCGTCTTTTGCGCGATTAATTGGAAGAAAATCTTTTAATTTTCCTTCCACTCGCACAAAATACTTGTTTATTCAAAACAATATTAAAATTGAAGATAAAATAGATTTAAGATGGATTAGAAAATGGTTTATAAAAACGGTAGAAGAAGAACATCTAGAAAAGATAGAAAGTTCATGAATGAAATGAACATGACGCCATTGATTGACGTTATGACTGTATTGCTAACTGTATTTATGGTTACTGCCCCATTACTTACTTCTGGTATAGATCTTGATTTGCCAGATGGTGGTGCTTCTACAATAAATAAAAATGCTAAAGCGATTAATATTTCTATAGATCAAGAAGGTAATCTTTATCTTTCAAACAAAGTTATTTCAAAGAGAAATCTTATGGTAAAGCTTAATGCTATTTTGAAAAAGAATAATAAAGCTTCTATTGTGATTAGTGCTGATCAAGGTGTTAGTTATGGTAAAGTTATTGAAGTTATGGGACTAGCAAAGGATATGGGCTTTAAAGAAGTTGCTTTGAAGACTACGGATAAGTAATTTTGGGTTGAGTTGTAGATGAGTTATTTAAAAAAGAAATATGGATATAGTTTTAAAGAGATTTGTAGTGATTGCAAAAATGACTTCTTTATTAGAGTTAAAGATTTATCTCGTGATGAGAAAGACTCTTTGATTATATCTTCAGTTCTGCACTTCTTAATCTTCATACTTATATTGGTTGCTCCTTACACAACAAATATGAATAGACTTAAGAGTGTTAAAAAAGATACTGTTGTTATATTTGATTTAGAGAATTTAAAATTAACTGAAAAAGACAATCTACCCTCTTCTCCTGTTAAGCCAAAAGTAGAAAAGAAAAAAGAAGTTGCTAAGAAGCAAGAGCCTAAGAAAGTTGAACAACCTAAAAAAGTGGCTAAGAAAGCAGTTCCTGCTACTCCAGTTAAGAC
This genomic window from Alphaproteobacteria bacterium contains:
- the tolQ gene encoding protein TolQ, with protein sequence MQASTFSILHLFTEADFIVRTISVLLLFASIYAWSIIIEKIFMMKRVKHATKLFEDAFWSGGDLDALYKKLEGKAFDPMSVVFTAAMKEWKRSSKILLKSITDSKVNNLYQRVDRIMGMTVEQESEKLEKKMTFLASVGSVAPFVGLFGTVWGIMESFSAIGSAKSTSIGVIAPGIATALSTTALGLIAAIPAVIGFNKLMDSISRYEMRLENFASEFFTIISRQIDEKVKK
- a CDS encoding biopolymer transporter ExbD, producing the protein MVYKNGRRRTSRKDRKFMNEMNMTPLIDVMTVLLTVFMVTAPLLTSGIDLDLPDGGASTINKNAKAINISIDQEGNLYLSNKVISKRNLMVKLNAILKKNNKASIVISADQGVSYGKVIEVMGLAKDMGFKEVALKTTDK